A genomic window from Rhizobium sp. Pop5 includes:
- a CDS encoding carbohydrate ABC transporter permease: MSVQRSAFIFAWILLLPAVLYVLAIVAYPLVDTFILSFTDASLKKTTEWVGWVNYEKIFNATFAEVIFRTFIWTFFSVALKMVIGTFGATMLNAAVPGRSLFRLLTMPPWIVPMAIGIFMWGWMYNGQFGMISGVLQRLGLVDGPVAFLAYGSTAFWATIVTDVWIGVPLVTIYFLAAIQSIPKDLYEAAWTDGAGRWYRFRRITLPLMVPAIITMSMLSLIATFNSFDIIWILTQGGPSGETTTMIIDTYHTAIGSKKYGEGAARAVLICIFLSLFCFAYFRVTRRLNPEKRA; this comes from the coding sequence ATGAGTGTCCAAAGAAGCGCCTTCATCTTCGCCTGGATCCTTCTTCTTCCGGCAGTCCTCTATGTCCTTGCGATCGTCGCCTATCCCCTCGTCGATACGTTCATTCTCTCCTTCACCGATGCGTCGCTGAAAAAGACGACGGAATGGGTCGGCTGGGTCAATTACGAGAAGATCTTCAACGCCACGTTTGCGGAGGTCATCTTCCGCACCTTCATCTGGACGTTCTTCTCGGTCGCGCTGAAAATGGTGATCGGCACCTTCGGCGCGACGATGCTGAATGCCGCCGTGCCCGGCCGCTCGTTGTTCCGGCTCCTGACCATGCCGCCATGGATCGTGCCGATGGCGATCGGCATCTTCATGTGGGGCTGGATGTATAACGGCCAGTTCGGGATGATATCGGGCGTTTTGCAGCGCCTTGGCCTGGTCGACGGTCCGGTCGCCTTCCTCGCCTATGGCAGCACCGCCTTCTGGGCGACGATCGTCACCGACGTCTGGATCGGCGTACCGCTGGTGACGATCTATTTCCTGGCGGCGATCCAGTCCATTCCGAAGGATCTCTACGAGGCCGCCTGGACCGACGGCGCCGGCCGCTGGTACCGCTTCCGCCGCATCACCCTGCCGCTGATGGTGCCTGCGATCATCACCATGTCCATGCTGTCGCTGATCGCCACCTTCAACTCCTTCGACATCATCTGGATTCTCACGCAGGGCGGCCCGAGCGGCGAGACCACGACAATGATCATCGATACCTACCACACCGCCATCGGCTCGAAGAAATACGGTGAAGGGGCCGCGCGCGCTGTGCTGATCTGCATCTTCCTGTCGCTCTTCTGCTTTGCCTATTTCCGCGTCACCCGCCGCCTCAACCCGGAGAAGCGCGCATGA